In Arachis hypogaea cultivar Tifrunner chromosome 17, arahy.Tifrunner.gnm2.J5K5, whole genome shotgun sequence, a single window of DNA contains:
- the LOC112765919 gene encoding uncharacterized protein yields the protein MDRQYDLLEMIAPPKESWKIHVRVIRLWSLPKFKDPKSSSSIEMVLMDEQGTTMHASVGEDLISVFESLISEGTVYVFTYFGVNNNCGLYRTTSHQFRLFFQDRTTVLPSFCDAIPLYGIKLVPFREIMGYSPHHPFLVDVAGVMAGVEGERKYMNDGKLINMMVIHIENDGLRLNIVVLGEIVDRIKDFLASGDQQLPIVIFQFVRVKNAGGT from the exons ATGGATAGACAATATGATTTGTTAGAGATGATTGCACCGCCAAAAGAGAGCTGGAAGATTCATGTCAGAGTAATCAGACTCTGGTCTTTACCAAAATTCAAAGACCCCAAGTCCAGTAGCTCTATTGAAATGGTATTGATGGATGAGCAG GGAACAACTATGCATGCTTCTGTAGGTGAGGATTTGATATCTGTGTTCGAGTCATTGATATCGGAAGGAACTGTGTATGTTTTTACATATTTTGGAGTTAACAACAACTGTGGGTTGTATCGCACAACATCGCATCAATTTCGGTTATTTTTTCAAGATAGAACTACTGTCTTACCCTCTTTCTGTGATGCAATACCGTTATATGGTATTAAGTTAGTTCCTTTTAGGGAAATTATGGGATACTCTCCTCATCATCCTTTTTTGGTTG ACGTTGCTGGAGTTATGGCCGGCGTGGAGGGTGAGAGGAAATACATGAACGATGGTAAACTTATTAACATGATGGTCATTCATATTGAGAATGACGG TTTACGGCTTAATATTGTTGTTCTTGGAGAGATAGTGGACCGGATCAAGGATTTTCTAGCATCGGGCGATCAACAACTGCCAATAGTTATTTTTCAATTTGTAAGAGTAAAAAATGCTGGAGGTACGTGA